Proteins from one Pseudomonas bijieensis genomic window:
- a CDS encoding M20/M25/M40 family metallo-hydrolase → MTMTALRTRLAVSLGLSLALGAFAPMAFAQPHQQVLADAEQYKGEALKLLERLVNIDSGSGYVPGLSQVGDIAIDELKKLGATIEKVPNSDGTQHILATLKGTGKAKILLMAHMDTVFKEGSAAERPFHIKDGRAYGPGVMDDKGGIVAGIYALKILKNLDFKNYAQITFLLDASEETGSDVATDLIKKTAKAHDVTLNLEPGRPADGLVVWRKGSATALVEVKGKASHAGVAPELGRNAAMEAAHQILQLGKLGDAEKKTTINFTVLQAGDRTNVIPDRASAKADVRAAVPEEFDRIEKDLARVSQDKLIADTEVTTSLKRGLPPMPQTAESDRLMAMAQGIYGELGRKLTEEGSGGAADASLSAGVGTPTLDGFGIVGGNIHTPEEYAEVESVVPRIYLLSRMIMELAGR, encoded by the coding sequence ATGACGATGACCGCTCTTCGCACTCGCCTGGCCGTCAGTCTCGGCCTGAGCCTGGCCCTTGGCGCCTTCGCCCCCATGGCCTTTGCGCAGCCCCACCAGCAAGTCCTGGCCGATGCCGAGCAATACAAGGGCGAAGCCCTGAAGCTGTTGGAACGGCTGGTGAATATCGACTCCGGCTCCGGGTATGTACCGGGGCTGAGCCAGGTCGGTGACATTGCCATCGACGAATTGAAGAAGCTGGGCGCCACCATCGAGAAGGTGCCGAATTCGGACGGTACCCAGCACATCCTGGCGACCCTCAAGGGCACCGGCAAGGCGAAGATCCTGCTGATGGCCCACATGGACACGGTGTTCAAGGAAGGCTCGGCCGCCGAGCGTCCGTTCCACATCAAGGACGGTCGCGCCTATGGGCCGGGGGTGATGGACGACAAGGGCGGCATCGTCGCCGGTATCTACGCGTTGAAGATCCTCAAGAACCTCGACTTCAAGAATTACGCGCAGATCACCTTCCTGCTGGATGCCAGCGAAGAAACCGGCTCGGACGTGGCCACCGACCTGATCAAGAAAACCGCCAAGGCCCATGACGTGACCCTCAACCTGGAACCGGGTCGCCCGGCTGATGGCTTGGTGGTTTGGCGCAAGGGCAGTGCCACCGCGCTGGTGGAGGTCAAGGGCAAGGCGTCCCACGCCGGTGTCGCGCCGGAACTGGGGCGTAATGCGGCGATGGAAGCCGCGCACCAGATCCTGCAGCTGGGCAAGCTCGGCGACGCGGAAAAGAAAACCACCATCAACTTCACCGTGCTCCAGGCTGGCGACCGGACCAACGTGATCCCCGACCGGGCCAGCGCCAAGGCTGACGTGCGGGCGGCGGTGCCGGAGGAGTTCGACCGCATCGAAAAAGACCTGGCGCGGGTGTCGCAGGACAAATTGATCGCCGACACCGAAGTCACCACCAGCCTCAAACGCGGCCTGCCACCGATGCCGCAGACGGCGGAGTCGGATCGATTGATGGCCATGGCCCAAGGGATCTATGGCGAACTGGGGCGCAAACTCACCGAAGAAGGCAGCGGCGGCGCGGCGGATGCCAGCTTGTCGGCCGGGGTGGGTACGCCGACGCTGGATGGTTTTGGCATTGTCGGTGGCAACATCCATACGCCGGAGGAATACGCGGAGGTTGAGAGCGTGGTGCCAAGGATTTATCTGTTGTCGCGGATGATCATGGAGTTGGCGGGGCGCTAA
- a CDS encoding DUF6124 family protein, translated as MFKATPNPPDSDPTTHNSKEFDEAADRALDYYLKPKPDKPDKPEPDPSQLFTVVNGVDTESLLANLSENLASANAMVSNLAFDLEGPRRHIALGIQQLIELSGLLANRALDNIDPR; from the coding sequence ATGTTCAAAGCAACACCCAACCCGCCGGATTCCGATCCAACGACCCACAACTCAAAAGAATTCGACGAAGCCGCTGACCGCGCCCTCGACTACTACCTCAAACCCAAACCCGACAAACCCGACAAACCCGAGCCTGATCCAAGCCAACTCTTCACGGTCGTCAACGGCGTCGACACCGAATCCCTGCTCGCCAATCTCAGTGAAAACCTGGCCTCGGCCAATGCCATGGTCAGCAATCTGGCCTTCGACCTGGAAGGCCCGAGGCGCCACATTGCCCTGGGCATCCAGCAGTTGATCGAACTGAGCGGATTGCTGGCGAACCGGGCACTGGATAACATCGACCCGCGCTAA
- a CDS encoding LysR family transcriptional regulator, which yields MFLKNLELFLLIVEKGGLSAAGREVGLSPASVSERLALLETYYGASLLNRTTRAISLTDEGRILVEGARRLLAEAGELHSSIRTGTQALSGPIRLSAPQDLGRQYIEPILSRFLDEHPDVSLDLNLGDGYVDLVSQGFDFAIRYGALADSSLRARPLGENRRVVCAAPTYLARHGTPTHPCELARHECLVMRLGINTAREWTFSRDGEVHRVMVQGRRIANDGGLVRQWCLEGHGISLKSIWDVRDDLKSGRLVELLPDFTAGNTLLQIVYPTARVQPRRVRALIECLVAGLAASEA from the coding sequence ATGTTCCTGAAGAATCTCGAGCTCTTTCTGCTCATCGTTGAAAAAGGTGGCTTGTCTGCTGCCGGTCGAGAGGTAGGGTTGTCCCCGGCCTCGGTCTCGGAGCGGCTTGCCCTCCTGGAAACCTATTACGGTGCCAGCCTGCTCAATCGCACCACGCGGGCGATCAGCCTGACCGACGAAGGCAGGATTCTGGTCGAAGGCGCCCGGCGCTTGCTGGCCGAGGCCGGCGAGTTGCACAGCAGCATCCGCACCGGTACCCAGGCCCTCAGCGGGCCGATTCGCCTGAGTGCCCCGCAAGACCTGGGCCGCCAGTACATCGAGCCGATCCTGTCGCGCTTTCTCGACGAGCACCCCGATGTCAGCCTCGATCTGAACCTGGGCGATGGCTATGTGGACCTGGTCAGCCAGGGGTTCGATTTCGCCATTCGCTACGGTGCCCTGGCCGATAGCTCACTGCGGGCCAGGCCCTTGGGAGAGAATCGTCGCGTGGTCTGTGCCGCCCCCACTTACCTGGCGCGACATGGCACGCCAACGCATCCCTGCGAACTGGCCCGGCACGAATGCCTGGTGATGCGCCTGGGCATCAACACCGCGCGGGAATGGACATTCAGCCGGGACGGCGAGGTGCATCGGGTGATGGTCCAGGGCCGGCGAATCGCCAACGACGGCGGCCTGGTGCGGCAATGGTGCCTGGAGGGACATGGCATCAGCCTCAAGTCGATCTGGGACGTACGCGACGATCTCAAGAGCGGACGGCTGGTGGAATTGCTCCCGGACTTCACCGCCGGCAACACGCTGCTGCAGATCGTCTACCCGACCGCCCGCGTCCAGCCCCGGCGCGTGCGCGCCTTGATCGAATGCCTGGTGGCCGGGCTGGCGGCGAGCGAGGCCTAG
- a CDS encoding polysaccharide deacetylase family protein encodes MAIPEAADVTHNPERRTFLAQASAGAALLAVGDLLTTGSAQAGVLAKAAGVSKGGFWPGDTRLVISISMQFEAGGQPPKGTDSPFPAVDFPDSVPSDPATNTWFAYGYREGIPRLLDLWDRHGVKVTSHMIGEAARRQPALAREIVTRGHEAAGHGPRWSSQFAMSRDEERTFLRQAAQMVQEVTGQPVTGYNCNWLRRGPNTLGLLQELGYLYHIDDVSRDEPFIEAVNGKDFVVVPYTLRNNDIVLIEGRHYSPQVFLEQVKLDFDQLYEEAGTRRRMMSISAHDRISGTPQMVRVWDEFLRYAKSHPGVAFMRKDDIARYTLASPLSLRESETL; translated from the coding sequence ATGGCCATCCCCGAAGCAGCCGATGTCACTCACAATCCCGAACGCAGGACTTTCCTGGCCCAGGCAAGTGCTGGCGCGGCGCTGTTGGCCGTAGGCGACCTGCTGACGACGGGCTCGGCGCAGGCTGGCGTCTTGGCAAAAGCCGCCGGCGTTTCCAAGGGGGGCTTCTGGCCGGGCGACACGCGCTTGGTCATTTCGATTTCCATGCAATTCGAAGCGGGCGGACAGCCGCCTAAAGGCACTGACAGTCCGTTTCCCGCGGTCGACTTCCCGGACAGTGTGCCTAGCGATCCGGCAACCAATACCTGGTTTGCCTACGGCTATCGGGAAGGCATCCCACGCTTGCTGGATCTGTGGGACCGCCATGGCGTCAAGGTCACCTCCCACATGATCGGCGAAGCGGCGCGGCGCCAACCGGCCCTGGCACGGGAGATCGTCACTCGCGGTCACGAGGCGGCCGGTCACGGGCCGCGCTGGAGTTCGCAATTTGCAATGAGTCGGGACGAGGAACGCACGTTCCTGCGCCAGGCCGCGCAGATGGTCCAGGAGGTCACCGGGCAGCCAGTCACCGGCTACAACTGCAACTGGCTGCGCCGGGGACCCAATACCCTGGGGTTGTTGCAAGAGTTGGGCTACCTCTATCACATCGATGACGTCAGCCGCGATGAACCCTTCATCGAAGCGGTCAACGGCAAGGATTTCGTCGTGGTCCCCTACACGTTGCGCAACAACGACATCGTGCTGATCGAAGGCCGGCATTACTCGCCCCAGGTTTTCCTGGAGCAAGTGAAGCTCGATTTCGACCAGCTCTACGAAGAAGCCGGCACGCGGCGACGAATGATGTCCATCAGTGCCCACGACCGCATCAGCGGCACGCCCCAAATGGTGCGGGTCTGGGATGAGTTCCTGCGTTACGCCAAAAGCCATCCGGGCGTGGCGTTCATGCGCAAGGACGACATTGCCCGCTACACCCTTGCCAGCCCGCTGTCCTTGCGGGAGTCCGAAACCCTCTGA
- a CDS encoding ester cyclase has translation MSFSSLAMPGGLRLAGFFLSLGLSLGASAATDALVQPQSLIVDRSLSEQQATSMILAARRYDTFWHTGDEALAREALAPGFVDKTPPAGRKQGPEGPLLASRAFRTAVPDLSCVVEQMLVAGDRVVVHLRFRGHFTGTFDQLKGQGQPVEFIATDIYQVDQGKIVANWHIEDNLTLFKQLGTL, from the coding sequence ATGTCGTTCTCATCCCTTGCCATGCCCGGCGGCCTGCGCCTGGCCGGTTTTTTCCTGAGCCTGGGCCTGTCGCTGGGGGCTTCGGCCGCCACCGATGCGCTCGTGCAACCTCAAAGCCTGATTGTCGACCGCAGCCTGTCCGAGCAGCAGGCGACATCGATGATCCTGGCGGCGCGGCGCTATGACACGTTCTGGCACACCGGCGACGAAGCGCTGGCCCGCGAAGCCCTGGCGCCGGGCTTCGTCGACAAGACCCCGCCCGCCGGGCGCAAGCAGGGCCCGGAAGGCCCGTTGCTGGCGTCGCGGGCTTTCCGCACTGCCGTGCCGGATCTCAGCTGCGTCGTGGAGCAGATGCTGGTGGCGGGGGATCGGGTGGTGGTGCACCTGCGCTTTCGCGGGCATTTCACCGGGACCTTCGACCAGCTCAAGGGCCAGGGCCAGCCGGTGGAGTTCATTGCGACGGATATCTACCAGGTCGACCAGGGCAAGATCGTCGCCAACTGGCACATCGAGGACAACCTGACCCTGTTCAAGCAACTGGGTACGCTGTGA
- the xthA gene encoding exodeoxyribonuclease III, with protein sequence MKIVSFNINGLRARPHQLAALIEKHQPDVIGLQETKVHDEQFPLAEIQALGYHVHYHGQKGHYGVALLSRQAPLSLYKGFEGDDEDAQRRFIWGTFADANGVPVTIMNGYFPQGESRDHPTKFPAKERFYSDLQQLLESRFSNDQPLVVMGDVNISPEDCDIGIGPDNMKRWLKTGKCSFLPEEREWMARLKNWGLVDSFRHLNPDVTDRFSWFDYRSRGFEDEPKRGLRIDLILTSHGLLPRVKDAGVDYELRGMEKPSDHAPIWLQLS encoded by the coding sequence ATGAAGATCGTCTCCTTCAACATCAACGGGCTGCGCGCCCGTCCCCATCAGCTGGCGGCGCTGATCGAGAAGCACCAGCCGGATGTGATCGGGCTGCAGGAAACCAAGGTCCACGACGAACAGTTCCCCCTGGCCGAAATCCAGGCCCTGGGTTACCACGTGCATTACCACGGACAAAAAGGCCACTACGGCGTCGCCCTGCTCTCCCGCCAGGCGCCGCTGAGCCTGTACAAAGGCTTCGAGGGCGACGACGAGGACGCCCAGCGGCGCTTCATCTGGGGCACCTTCGCCGATGCCAACGGCGTACCGGTAACCATCATGAACGGTTATTTCCCACAAGGTGAAAGCCGCGACCACCCGACCAAATTCCCGGCCAAGGAGCGTTTCTACAGCGATTTGCAGCAACTGCTGGAAAGCCGCTTCAGCAACGATCAGCCGCTGGTGGTGATGGGTGACGTGAACATTTCCCCGGAAGACTGCGACATCGGCATCGGCCCGGACAACATGAAGCGCTGGCTGAAAACCGGCAAATGCAGCTTCCTGCCGGAAGAACGCGAGTGGATGGCCCGCCTGAAAAACTGGGGCCTGGTGGACAGCTTCCGCCACCTGAACCCGGACGTCACCGACCGCTTCAGCTGGTTCGACTACCGCAGCCGCGGGTTCGAAGACGAGCCCAAGCGCGGCCTGCGCATCGACCTGATCCTCACCTCCCACGGCCTGCTGCCACGGGTCAAGGACGCCGGGGTGGACTATGAGCTGCGGGGCATGGAAAAACCGTCGGACCACGCGCCGATCTGGCTGCAGTTGAGCTGA
- a CDS encoding GNAT family N-acetyltransferase has product MPETAIADVHMLDSGYSREARSLLYQAYRHEPTFSYLFESERPGYEQRVRATVRELVKQHFLQDLPAIGLLVNDRLIGIALIAPPQRRLGITESWAWRLRMVLSTGFRCTRRYLEYHAAVLACLPSDAVHVLPLLGVHPQFQGKHFGEQLLEAVHNWCAVDEHSQGVVLDTGNPRYLEFYKRQGYEEIGEVAVGPIREHVFFHANPQVLQSATA; this is encoded by the coding sequence ATGCCTGAAACCGCCATCGCCGACGTCCATATGCTCGACAGTGGTTATTCCCGTGAAGCCCGTTCGTTGTTGTACCAGGCCTATCGCCATGAGCCGACCTTCAGCTACCTGTTCGAATCCGAGCGTCCAGGTTATGAACAGCGGGTCCGGGCCACGGTGCGTGAGTTGGTCAAGCAGCATTTTCTCCAGGACCTGCCGGCCATTGGCCTGCTGGTCAACGACCGCCTGATCGGCATCGCCCTGATCGCCCCGCCGCAGCGGCGCCTGGGCATCACCGAAAGTTGGGCCTGGCGTCTGCGCATGGTCTTGAGCACCGGTTTTCGCTGCACCCGACGCTACTTGGAATACCATGCGGCGGTGTTGGCCTGCCTGCCTTCGGATGCAGTGCATGTACTGCCGCTACTGGGGGTGCACCCACAGTTCCAGGGCAAACATTTCGGTGAACAGTTGCTCGAGGCAGTCCATAACTGGTGTGCGGTGGACGAGCATTCCCAAGGCGTGGTGCTGGACACCGGCAACCCGCGTTACCTTGAGTTCTATAAGCGCCAGGGTTACGAGGAAATTGGTGAAGTTGCTGTAGGACCGATCCGCGAGCATGTGTTCTTTCACGCCAACCCGCAGGTTCTGCAAAGCGCAACGGCATAG